DNA sequence from the Arthrobacter jinronghuae genome:
CTGCTGCTGCGTGGCGGCTTCAGCGCGAAGCTGTGCTGGCAGGTGCTGGAGCGGTTCGGCGTCACGAACTTTGCGGCCGCGCCCACCATCTTCCGCTCGCTCCGGGCCGAGGCACCCGACGGCGTCGGCCCCCTGGCGCTGCAGCGCGCCTCCAGCGCTGGCGAGCCCCTCGACGCGGAAACCATCAACTGGGCCACCCGCTGCCTGGGCACCGCTGTGCGGGACCACTACGGGCAGACGGAAATGGGGATGTGCATTGTGAACGGCTGGGAAGCGTCCGTGTCCCGGGAGATCCGGCCCGGCTCGATGGGCCATGCCCTGCCCGGCTACCGCACCGAAGTGCTGTCGCTGGAAGAAGATTCCCCGGCCGCAACGGCCGAGAAGGGACGGGTGGCCATTGATGTTCCGGCCAGCCCGCTGATGTGGTTTAGCGGTTACACGGACAATCCGGAGAAAACCGCCGAACGCTACAGCAGCGACGGCCGCTGGTACTACACCGGCGACACCGGTTCGCGGGATGCCGACGGTTACACCTATTTCTCCGCCCGGGATGACGATGTGATCATCATGGCCGGCTACCGGATCGGCCCGTTTGAGGTCGAATCCGTGCTGGCCACGCACCCGGAGGTGGCCGAGAGCGCCGTGATCGGCGTGCCGGACGAGCTGCGCGGGGAACGGCTTGAAGCGTACGTGGTGCTCCGGTCCGGCTCCGGCTCCCCCGAGCTGGCGGCGGAACTGCAGCAGCTGGTGAAAACCCAGTACGCCGCCCACGCCTATCCGCGGGCCGTGCACTTTGTGGACGAGCTACCCAAAACGCCGAGCGGGAAGCTGCAGCGTTTCGTACTGCGTGCTTCCCGCTCGGCGTCGGATTCCGAACCTCCGGTGAACGCCTAGATCAGGGCGTCTGAGAGGAAGTTCGGCGTTCCGAAGCGGTGCGCGGTGATGCTGACGGCCTGCTCATGCAGGAACGGCAGCAGCTCCAGGCGGCCGGATTCGGTGACGGGCTGGGCGTAGACGGCAATGTCCGGAGTGCCGCCGGTGGCTTCGGCCAGCGCCTGCACGGAGCCGCCGATCAGCCGGACCCGTCCGGACGTCAGCGAGGCAGCGGAAGCCAGCCACGCGGCATCGTCCTGAACCCGGAACTGAAGTCCGAGTTCGGTCAGCACAGCCCGCAGACCGGCCGGGAGGTCGACGGCGGTGGACACGCTGACTGCCGATCCGGCAGTCAGCGCTGCGGCCAGGACCCGGACCAGCAGGGCTGCGGGCTGGCCTTCGGCGAGGCGGACAGTCACCGGAACGGGTACGTACCGGAAGACGTTGCGCTCGGCGGACAGGGCGGACACGTCCTTGGCGGTGCCGAATTCGCCGTTCCAGGCCCGCGCGTCGCTGTTCGCGGCGCGGCGGAGGAAGGCGGCGTCGTCGGCGGTGAAGGCCGAGCCTGCGGATTCGGCGGCGGCGATCAGGCGTGCAGCCGGCGCCGCGGCGGGCAGCTCGGCGGGTGCCTCGGAGGTCCCGTTCACTGCTTCCCAGTTGCCCAGGCCGATCAGGTAGTTCGGGCCGCCGGCCTTGGTGCCCGCACCCACGGCGGACTTCTTCCAGCCGCCGAAGGGCTGGCGGCGGACGATGGCGCCGGTGATGCCGCGGTTCACGTACAGGTTGCCTGCCTGGATGCGGTTCAGCCAGACGTCCATTTCCGCCGGCTCGAGGGAATGCAGCCCGGCGGTGAGGCCGTAGTCGATGTCATTCGCCATATCGATGGCCTCTTCGAGCGTCTCGGCGGTCATGACGCCGAGGATCGGGCCGAAGTACTCGGTGAGGTGGTACTCCGAGCCGCGGCGGACGCCGGTGCGGATGCCCGGGCTCCACAGCCGGCCGCTCTCGTCGAGCTGTTCGGGCTGCAGCAGCCAGGCCTCGCCTTCACCCAGCTCGGTGAGGCCTCGAAGCAGCTTGCCGGCGGCGGGCTCGATGACCGGGCCCATCTGCGTGGTGGGGTCTTCGGGGTAGCCGACCTTCAATGACTGGACGGCGTCCACGAGCTGGTTCCGGAAGCGCGGGGACTTGGCCACGGAACCGACCAGGATCACCAGGGAGGCCGCGGAGCATTTCTGCCCGGCGTGCCCGAAGGCGGACGCGGCGACGTCGCGGGCGGCGAGGTCGAAGTCCGCGCTCGGGGTGACGATCACGGTGTTCTTGCCCGACGTTTCCGCCAGCAGCGGCAGGTCGTGACGGAAGGAGCGGAACAGCTCGGCGGTTTCGTAGCCGCCGGTCAGGATCACGCGGTCCACGGCCGGGTTGGAAATCAGCTGGCGGCCGAGTTCCTTTTCACCCAGCTGGACGAACTGCAGGACGTCGCGCGGAACGCCGGCCTCCCAGAGCGCTTCCACCATGACCGCACCGCAGCGGGCGGACTGGCGGGCGGGCTTGATGACGACGGCGGACCCGGCGGCCAGGGCGGCGAGGGTCGAGCCGGCGGGGATGGCTACCGGGAAGTTCCACGGCGGGGTGACCACGGTCAGGCGGGACGGGACGAAGCGGGCGCCCTCCACGTTGTCGAGTTCGCGGGCGAGCTCGGCGTAATAATGCGCGAAGTCGATGGCTTCCGAAACCTCGGGGTCCGACTGGTCCAGGGTCTTGCCGGTTTCGGCGGCCATGACCTCCATCAGGTCGGCGCGGCGTGCCTCGAGGACTTCACCTGCGCGGTGCAGGACCTCGGCGCGTTCGGCACCGCTGAGTGCACCCCATGCCTTGCCCTTGGTGACGGCGGTGTTGATGACGGCGTCGAGCTCCGCCTCGGTGCCGACGGCGGCGGCGGCCACGGCGGCCTTGCCCAGGTCGGATCCGGGGACGCGGGCGAGGATGCCCCGGCCCCAAGCCTGGTTGGCGGGCAGCGACGGGTCGCTGTCCGGGGTGTTGTCGAAGCTGTCCGTGGCGGCAGCCGCTGCGGGGAGACTGCGGTCCTGCACGCGGTGCGGGGCGGGAACAGCGGTGTCCAGATTCTCCAGCGAGGCCAGGAAGCGCAGCTTCTCGCGTTCGAACAATGCCTCGTTGTCGGCCAGTTCAAACACGGCGGACATGAAGTTCTCCGAGCTGGCGCCTTCCTCCAGCCGGCGGATCAGGTATGCGATGGCGACGTCGAATTCCGCCGGGTGCACTACCGGGGTGTAGAGCAGGAGGCTGCCGACGTCGCGGCGCACCACCTCGGCCTGGCCGGCGGCCATGCCGAGCAGCATTTCGAACTCGATGCCGTCCCGCACGCCGCGTTCCCCGGCCAGCAGCCAGGCGAACGCGACGTCGAACAGGTTGTGTCCGGCGACGCCGATCCGCACGTTCTTGATGCGGTCCGGGTGCAGGGCGTAGTTGATAACGCGCTTGTAGTTGGTGTCGCTGTCCGCCTTGGTGTGCCAGGTGGCCAGCGGCCAGCCGTGCAGGGAGGCTTCCACCTGTTCCATGGGCAGGTTGGCGCCCTTGACCACGCGGACCTTGATGGCGGCACCGCCGTCGGCACGGCGCTCGGCAGCGAATTCCTGCAGGCGCATCATGGCCGAGAGGGCATCCGGGAGGTAGGCCTGGAGCACGATGCCGGCTTCCAGGTCCTTGAACTCGGGCTGCGAGAGGATTCCGGTGAAGACCGCCATGGTCATCTCCAGGTCCTTGTACTCCTCCATGTCCAGGTTGATGAACTTCTTCACCGGGGACTGCGCGGCGCGGCGGAAGAGCGGGGTCAGGGATTCAATGACGTGCTGCACGGCCTCGTTGAAAGCCCACGGGGAGTGCGGGGCCACGGTGGAGGACACCTTGATGGAGACGTAGTCGACGTCGTCGCGGGCCAGGAGGGCATGGGTGCCTTCCAGCCGGCGGGCTGCCTCATGCTGGCCGAGGACGGCCTCGCCCAGGAGGTTCATGTTCAGCCGGGTGTTGTCCTTGCGGATGCCGGCAATGGCCTTGCCCAGCTTCGCGTCCGTGGCGTCGACAATCAGGTGCCCGACCATTTCGCGCAGCACCTTGCGGGCGGCGGGAATGACAATCTGCGGGACCACGGGACCGAGGATGCCGCCGGCGCGCACAGCCGCGCGCATGTACCAGGGCAGGAAGCCGGGAACGCGGGGAGCCAGGGCGGCGAGGTTGCGGGCTGCCACGCGGATATCTTCGGGGCGCACGACGCCGTCCACGAAGCCCACGGTGAAACCCAGGCCGTCCGGGTCCTTCAGGACGCCGGCCAGCTGCGCGGCAGAGGCGTCCACGGGGACGGCCGAGGCCTCGGTCAGCCAGCGGCGGACGAGGGCTACGGACTGCTCTGCCAGCTCGGCGCTGGGGGCGGCGTCGGCGGTGGCGCGGTCCTCAAAGATATCGGTCATGAGTTGGTGCTCTTTTCATCTAACAGGCAGTTATCCCCCCGGAGGTACTGACTCAGTATCCGCCTGTTGTTCAATTAGATAAAGCGATCTTTTCCGACCGATACAGTTTGGTTCTGCTTACTAATTAGAAAGGTGCCCGCGTGCTCGATATCCGCCGGCTGCGGCTGCTGCGCGAACTCAAGGTCCGGGGCACGCTGGCATCCGTTGCCGCGGCCCTGAACTTCAGTCCGTCCTCGGTGTCGCAGCAGTTGGCACTGCTGGAGAACGAGGTAGGGGTGCCCCTGCTGCGCAAGACCGGACGCCGGGTCACCCTCACACCGCAGGCCGAAATCCTGGTGGACCACGCCGCCGGGATCCTCGACGCCATGGAGCGGGCGGAAGCGGATCTGGCCGAGTCCCTGACCACCGTGACGGGAACGGTCCGGGTGGCCGTCTTCCAGTCAGCGGCACTGGCCCTGATGCCCGATGCCCTCACCATCCTGGGGCGGGACTATCCCGAGGTGCGGATCGAAATGACCCAGCGCGAACCCGAAACCGCACTGTATGAAACCTGGGCCCGGGATTTCGACCTGGTGATCGCCGAACAGTACCCCGGGCATGCCGCACCCCGGCATCCCGGCCTGGACCGCGTGCAGCTCACCACGGATGCCATCCATCTGGCGGTGCCCGCCGAGTCCCTGGGCGGCGGGGACATCCGTTCCATCGCGGACACCGCCTCCCGAGCCTGGGTGATGGAACCCCGCGGCGCGGCCTCCCGGCATTGGGCGGAGCAGGCGTGCCGGCAGGCCGGGTTCGAGCCGGACGTCCGCTATGAAACGGCCGACCTGCAGGCGCAGATCCGGCTGATCGAGTCCGGCAACGCCGTCGGCCTCATGCCGGAGCTGGTGTGGACGGGCCGCACACCGACGGTCCGGCTGCTGGATCTGCCGGGCCGGCCGCGGCGGACCATCTTCACATCGGTCCGGGAAGCGGGGAGCCAGCGTCCAGCCATCCTCGCGTGCCGGGAGGTCCTGGAGCGGACGGCCCGGCTGCTGTCCTCCGCGTAGGGGCGTGCGGGTTGGGTGGGGATTCTCCCTGCCGGTTTGGGATTCTTCTGCCAGTTGTGGGGTCTCCTGCCGGTTTGGGACATCCCTCCGCTGCGCTGTGGCAGGGTTTTCCCAACCCGGTCTATTTGACCCAAACCGGAGGGTTCAAGCCCGCGTATGCCAGCGACCGCCGATGTGCCCACCGCATTACCGCCCTATTGCGGTTCCTCAGGTCCCGGCTTCACGCCGGACCAGCTGGCGGCACCCCCGGCGTCGGGAAAGAGGGTTGCCTTCATGGCGCGGTCCCCGGCCACGCCGCCCGGAACGTAGTAAGACAACAGGTCAGGAACGTTGGGGTCGTATGGCGCGTAGAGTCCCGGCGCCAGTGCAACCACCAGCCCGTCAACGAGCTTGCTGTCGAACCAGCCGGCCACCCGATAGTCCACAGAGGCGGCGTTCACGATCAGTGGGTAGCCCGGGAACGCGGCGCTGGCCTCGGCCGCTTTGGACGGGGCAGACGCATCGGGTGACGCGCCGGCGTCGCTGGCCGTGACCTCGTAGGGCGCGCACTGGGCGAGGATCTCCGATACAGCGTTTCTCCAGGCGTAGATATCGAAGTGCCAGGCGGAACCGGAGTCCCCGGCCACCGGTATGACGCTTTCAATCGGGGCCGACAACTCCTTTAGCAGGACGTCCATCCCCTCCGGGGCGCTGTCGGCTATACCGCGGACTTCCGTGTTGAGCGCGTTTGCACCCGTACCGTCGGAGCCCTCGAAGCCGAACGTTGAACCGTTGTCTTTCACGAAGTAGATGGCCCGATAGAGGGGGCCGTTACCCTCGGTCCCTAGGAGCTTGCGGCACGTTCCCTCTGCCGAGTCCAGTGCCACCGTCTCGGCGGTTGACCCGGCAGCTGCCGCGGCGGAAGCAGGGGCGGAGGCACCGGCGGAGGCAGGTCCGGGCTCCGCTGCTTCCGCGCCGCAGCCGGTGACGAACAGCAGGGCCAAGGCCGGAATGGCTGCGGTTTTTTTCATGGTTCCCCCGGGACTTCGTGGACAGTTGCCCCAACCTAGCACCTGCATCGGACCGGCGGGGTTTTTGGTCCCGCTGCGGAGCCGGGCTTCGGATTCATAGTGCAGCAGATGCTGCCTGTTGAGGGGTCAGGCTGCGTCTACTGCACTATGAATGTCGGGACCGTGGGCTTGGGCCGCCGTCGGGCTTCGACCGGGGTGCCGGGCTCC
Encoded proteins:
- a CDS encoding AMP-binding protein, which codes for MFNALTVQEPVAPAALLCDRHPADSVAFTVIEQDLSATDLTYGELREGSERAAAAFARLGVRPGDRVATLMGKSGDLVTVLLGLWRLGAVHVPLFTAFATPAISVRLSSSGARLVVADGNQLAKVAPLVPELGLTVLAVGTDGAGADTPDADGAADALDWTQLLSAEQPGIPAAVLDPEDLLVEIFTSGTTGAPKGVPVPVRALEAFSAYFHYGLDVQQEDVFWNAADPGWAYGLYYGILAPMAAGRRNLLLRGGFSAKLCWQVLERFGVTNFAAAPTIFRSLRAEAPDGVGPLALQRASSAGEPLDAETINWATRCLGTAVRDHYGQTEMGMCIVNGWEASVSREIRPGSMGHALPGYRTEVLSLEEDSPAATAEKGRVAIDVPASPLMWFSGYTDNPEKTAERYSSDGRWYYTGDTGSRDADGYTYFSARDDDVIIMAGYRIGPFEVESVLATHPEVAESAVIGVPDELRGERLEAYVVLRSGSGSPELAAELQQLVKTQYAAHAYPRAVHFVDELPKTPSGKLQRFVLRASRSASDSEPPVNA
- a CDS encoding bifunctional proline dehydrogenase/L-glutamate gamma-semialdehyde dehydrogenase produces the protein MTDIFEDRATADAAPSAELAEQSVALVRRWLTEASAVPVDASAAQLAGVLKDPDGLGFTVGFVDGVVRPEDIRVAARNLAALAPRVPGFLPWYMRAAVRAGGILGPVVPQIVIPAARKVLREMVGHLIVDATDAKLGKAIAGIRKDNTRLNMNLLGEAVLGQHEAARRLEGTHALLARDDVDYVSIKVSSTVAPHSPWAFNEAVQHVIESLTPLFRRAAQSPVKKFINLDMEEYKDLEMTMAVFTGILSQPEFKDLEAGIVLQAYLPDALSAMMRLQEFAAERRADGGAAIKVRVVKGANLPMEQVEASLHGWPLATWHTKADSDTNYKRVINYALHPDRIKNVRIGVAGHNLFDVAFAWLLAGERGVRDGIEFEMLLGMAAGQAEVVRRDVGSLLLYTPVVHPAEFDVAIAYLIRRLEEGASSENFMSAVFELADNEALFEREKLRFLASLENLDTAVPAPHRVQDRSLPAAAAATDSFDNTPDSDPSLPANQAWGRGILARVPGSDLGKAAVAAAAVGTEAELDAVINTAVTKGKAWGALSGAERAEVLHRAGEVLEARRADLMEVMAAETGKTLDQSDPEVSEAIDFAHYYAELARELDNVEGARFVPSRLTVVTPPWNFPVAIPAGSTLAALAAGSAVVIKPARQSARCGAVMVEALWEAGVPRDVLQFVQLGEKELGRQLISNPAVDRVILTGGYETAELFRSFRHDLPLLAETSGKNTVIVTPSADFDLAARDVAASAFGHAGQKCSAASLVILVGSVAKSPRFRNQLVDAVQSLKVGYPEDPTTQMGPVIEPAAGKLLRGLTELGEGEAWLLQPEQLDESGRLWSPGIRTGVRRGSEYHLTEYFGPILGVMTAETLEEAIDMANDIDYGLTAGLHSLEPAEMDVWLNRIQAGNLYVNRGITGAIVRRQPFGGWKKSAVGAGTKAGGPNYLIGLGNWEAVNGTSEAPAELPAAAPAARLIAAAESAGSAFTADDAAFLRRAANSDARAWNGEFGTAKDVSALSAERNVFRYVPVPVTVRLAEGQPAALLVRVLAAALTAGSAVSVSTAVDLPAGLRAVLTELGLQFRVQDDAAWLASAASLTSGRVRLIGGSVQALAEATGGTPDIAVYAQPVTESGRLELLPFLHEQAVSITAHRFGTPNFLSDALI
- a CDS encoding LysR substrate-binding domain-containing protein — encoded protein: MLDIRRLRLLRELKVRGTLASVAAALNFSPSSVSQQLALLENEVGVPLLRKTGRRVTLTPQAEILVDHAAGILDAMERAEADLAESLTTVTGTVRVAVFQSAALALMPDALTILGRDYPEVRIEMTQREPETALYETWARDFDLVIAEQYPGHAAPRHPGLDRVQLTTDAIHLAVPAESLGGGDIRSIADTASRAWVMEPRGAASRHWAEQACRQAGFEPDVRYETADLQAQIRLIESGNAVGLMPELVWTGRTPTVRLLDLPGRPRRTIFTSVREAGSQRPAILACREVLERTARLLSSA